From one Luteipulveratus mongoliensis genomic stretch:
- a CDS encoding SRPBCC family protein, whose product MPAGRTMTVSDSVVIAADPQTLYDEISDPRHMGRWSPENTGADVTWAHEGEAQVGAQFVGHNTRGRLSWETRCRVTAADRGTRFAFEVYRIGLGVPALPAKIATWSYDFEPTAEGTRVTETWTDRRTGWPDFVAARFDRAVTGGKPFAQFQEGNIATTLARLKADFESR is encoded by the coding sequence ATGCCAGCAGGGCGCACCATGACCGTGTCCGACAGCGTGGTCATCGCAGCAGATCCGCAGACGCTGTACGACGAGATCAGCGACCCCCGGCACATGGGTCGGTGGAGCCCGGAGAACACCGGCGCCGACGTGACCTGGGCGCACGAGGGCGAGGCCCAGGTCGGTGCCCAGTTCGTGGGTCACAACACGCGCGGCCGGCTCAGCTGGGAGACGCGCTGCCGGGTGACGGCAGCCGATCGCGGGACGCGCTTCGCCTTCGAGGTCTACCGGATCGGGCTCGGTGTGCCGGCGCTGCCCGCCAAGATCGCGACCTGGTCGTACGACTTCGAGCCAACCGCGGAGGGCACGCGCGTCACCGAGACCTGGACCGACCGGCGTACGGGCTGGCCTGACTTCGTCGCGGCGCGCTTCGACCGCGCGGTGACGGGTGGTAAGCCGTTCGCGCAGTTCCAGGAGGGCAACATCGCCACGACCCTGGCGCGGCTGAAGGCCGACTTCGAGTCGCGCTGA
- a CDS encoding MmcQ/YjbR family DNA-binding protein, whose amino-acid sequence MTPAELRAYCLGKAGAWPDEPWEGDTVAKIGPGERGKIFAFLGEQTLGVKSARTREEADEWLVRYPDDASVMAYIGRSGWNTLRIDRDIPDDEIRDAVDTSYDLVMAGLPKKFWPPASG is encoded by the coding sequence ATGACACCCGCCGAGCTGCGTGCCTACTGCCTGGGCAAGGCCGGTGCCTGGCCGGACGAGCCGTGGGAGGGCGACACCGTCGCCAAGATCGGGCCGGGCGAGCGCGGCAAGATCTTCGCCTTCCTCGGCGAGCAGACACTCGGCGTCAAGTCAGCCAGGACGCGTGAGGAGGCCGATGAGTGGCTGGTGCGCTACCCGGACGACGCATCCGTGATGGCCTACATCGGCCGCTCCGGGTGGAACACCCTGCGCATCGACCGGGACATCCCTGACGACGAGATCCGCGACGCCGTCGACACGTCGTACGACCTGGTCATGGCTGGGCTGCCCAAGAAGTTCTGGCCGCCGGCGTCAGGCTAG
- the glgP gene encoding alpha-glucan family phosphorylase, which translates to MKAIRRFHVRTVLPEPLAPLGDLATNLRWSWHSRTRDLFRDIDPSRWEALAHDPVALLASLSTDELERLSHDEGFVSRVREAADGLHRYLESPQWFQEWSADGRGPSSIAYFSAEFGITSVLPQYSGGLGILAGDHLKSASDLGVPIVGIGLFYKTGYFSQSLSREGWQQETYPVLDPDDLPLSVVREADGTPAQIVLPLPEGRVLRAHIWKAQVGRVPLLLLDSDVDGNDDAARDLTNRLYGGGGDHRLQQEMLLGIGGVRALRIWSRLTGGPEPEVYHCNEGHAGFLGLERISELVTQHGLGFDDALEAVRAGTVFTTHTPVPAGIDRFGADQVRRFLGGEGALPGVPVERILPLGAEDYDGGAAGIFNMAVMGLRLAQRANGVSQLHGEVSRGMFDGLWPRFDDAEVPITSITNGVHSPTWVDRRVVELGQRYVGGERIRHGEGWEDATNVPVHEMWGVKRELREQLVADVRHRVRESWVTRGASAAELGWTDEILDPDVLTIGFARRVPTYKRLTLMLRDPARLRRLLLNPDRPVQLVIAGKAHPADDTGKKLIQQMVQFADDPKIRHRIAFLPNYDIAMAQQLYPGCDVWLNNPLRPFEACGTSGMKAALNGGLNLSILDGWWDEWFDGQNGWAIPTADGVEDPDRRDDLEAAALYELIENHVAALFYDRDDQGLPQRWMSMVMHTMSTLGPKVLATRMVRDYVTQLYAPAAEAARARSADDFAEARALAAYTELARRSFSHVNVDHVDSEGVGDSPQVGDRVRVKAYVSLGDLSPDDVEVQVVHGRASRTDELSEVQSIALSHAEAYDGSRHRFEGEVAIPRTGAFGYTVRILPKHPGLASPAELGLVVNA; encoded by the coding sequence GTGAAGGCCATCCGTCGATTCCATGTGCGCACCGTGCTGCCCGAGCCGCTCGCCCCTCTCGGCGACCTGGCGACCAACCTGCGCTGGTCGTGGCACAGCCGCACTCGCGACCTGTTCCGCGACATCGATCCGTCGCGGTGGGAAGCACTCGCGCACGACCCCGTGGCGCTGCTCGCGTCGCTGTCGACGGACGAGCTGGAGCGGCTCAGCCACGACGAGGGCTTCGTGTCCCGGGTGCGCGAGGCGGCCGATGGGCTGCACCGCTACCTCGAGTCGCCGCAGTGGTTCCAGGAGTGGTCCGCGGACGGTCGTGGGCCGAGCAGCATCGCCTACTTCAGCGCCGAGTTCGGCATCACGTCGGTGCTGCCGCAATACTCCGGCGGGCTCGGCATTCTCGCCGGCGACCACCTCAAGTCCGCGTCCGACCTGGGCGTCCCGATCGTCGGGATCGGCCTGTTCTACAAGACGGGCTACTTCAGCCAGTCGCTGTCGCGCGAGGGCTGGCAGCAGGAGACCTATCCCGTCCTCGACCCGGACGACCTGCCGCTGTCAGTGGTGCGCGAGGCCGACGGCACGCCGGCCCAGATCGTGCTGCCGCTGCCCGAGGGACGGGTGTTGCGCGCACACATCTGGAAGGCGCAGGTCGGCCGAGTTCCGTTGCTGCTGCTCGATTCTGACGTGGACGGCAACGACGACGCCGCACGCGACCTGACCAACCGGCTCTACGGCGGGGGAGGAGACCACCGGCTGCAGCAGGAGATGCTCCTGGGCATCGGTGGCGTCCGGGCGCTGCGGATCTGGTCGCGGTTGACCGGCGGCCCGGAGCCCGAGGTCTACCACTGCAACGAGGGCCACGCCGGCTTCCTCGGGCTCGAGCGAATCAGCGAGCTGGTCACCCAGCACGGTCTCGGTTTTGACGACGCGCTGGAGGCCGTACGCGCCGGCACCGTGTTCACGACCCACACCCCGGTGCCGGCCGGCATCGACCGTTTTGGGGCCGACCAGGTGCGCAGGTTCCTCGGCGGGGAGGGGGCACTGCCCGGCGTACCGGTCGAGCGCATCCTCCCTCTGGGTGCTGAGGACTACGACGGTGGCGCGGCAGGGATCTTCAACATGGCCGTGATGGGCCTGCGCCTGGCGCAGCGCGCCAACGGTGTCTCACAGCTCCACGGCGAGGTCAGCCGCGGGATGTTCGACGGGCTGTGGCCGCGGTTCGACGATGCCGAGGTGCCGATCACGAGCATTACCAACGGTGTTCACTCGCCGACCTGGGTCGATCGCCGAGTCGTGGAGCTCGGACAACGCTACGTCGGAGGCGAGAGGATCCGCCACGGTGAGGGCTGGGAGGACGCGACCAACGTTCCCGTTCACGAGATGTGGGGCGTCAAACGTGAGCTGCGCGAGCAGCTGGTCGCCGACGTACGGCATCGCGTCCGCGAGTCCTGGGTGACGCGCGGTGCGTCCGCGGCCGAGCTCGGCTGGACCGACGAGATCCTCGACCCCGACGTACTCACGATCGGTTTTGCTCGACGGGTGCCGACCTACAAGCGGCTCACGCTGATGCTGCGCGACCCAGCGCGGCTGCGGCGGCTGCTGCTCAACCCTGACCGACCGGTGCAGCTGGTCATCGCGGGCAAGGCGCACCCGGCCGACGACACCGGCAAGAAGCTCATCCAGCAGATGGTGCAGTTCGCCGACGACCCCAAGATCCGCCACCGGATCGCCTTCCTGCCCAACTACGACATCGCGATGGCGCAGCAGCTCTACCCGGGCTGCGACGTCTGGCTCAACAACCCGCTGCGGCCGTTCGAGGCGTGCGGCACGTCGGGCATGAAGGCCGCGCTCAACGGTGGCCTCAACCTGTCCATCCTGGACGGCTGGTGGGACGAGTGGTTCGACGGCCAGAACGGCTGGGCGATCCCGACGGCTGATGGCGTCGAGGACCCCGACCGGCGGGACGACCTCGAGGCCGCTGCGCTCTACGAGCTCATCGAGAACCACGTGGCCGCGCTCTTCTACGACCGCGACGACCAGGGTCTGCCGCAGCGCTGGATGTCGATGGTGATGCACACGATGAGCACACTCGGTCCCAAGGTGCTGGCGACACGCATGGTGCGCGACTACGTCACTCAGCTGTACGCCCCCGCGGCCGAGGCGGCCCGCGCGCGCTCCGCGGACGACTTCGCCGAGGCCCGCGCGCTCGCGGCCTACACGGAGCTGGCCCGTCGGTCCTTCAGCCACGTCAACGTCGACCACGTCGACTCCGAGGGCGTCGGAGACTCGCCGCAGGTCGGTGACCGGGTCCGGGTGAAGGCGTACGTCTCGCTCGGTGACCTGAGTCCGGACGACGTCGAGGTGCAGGTCGTGCACGGACGGGCCTCACGGACCGACGAGCTCAGCGAGGTGCAGTCGATCGCGCTGTCGCACGCGGAGGCGTACGACGGGTCGCGGCACCGCTTCGAGGGCGAGGTGGCGATCCCGCGGACGGGCGCGTTCGGTTACACCGTGCGGATCCTGCCGAAGCATCCCGGTCTCGCCTCGCCGGCCGAGCTGGGACTCGTCGTCAACGCCTAG
- a CDS encoding maltotransferase domain-containing protein, with product MTAQAIGRQALPRPHQPATPIRLPRVVAGQRPIGRIPVQDVKPAVDGGRFPTKSVVHEDIVFTATVFREGHDAVNATLVIVDPDGREEPVSMTCTNPGLDLWMAEVSADRPGQWSYRIEGWSDPYGTWSHDAEIKVAADVDTELMLEEGALLMERAVAELRFDRSSRRALTDAAATLRDQDLAAATRLDAGLAEGVRCLLHHQPLRDMVSPSATYPWLVERELALTGAWYEIFPRSEGAKQDPKTGDWTTGTFRTAMERLPAIADMGFDVLYLTPVHPIGEVNRKGPNNTLNAGPKDPGSPYAIGSKDGGHDALHPDLGTWADFDALVAESERLGMAVALDLALQCAPDHPWVTEHPEWFTMRADGTIAYAENPPKKYQDIYPLNFDNDPDGIYAEVRRVVQVWIDHGVTIFRVDNPHTKPVEFWQWLISDVAKAHPEVIWLAEAFTRPAMMHTLAKVGFQQSYTYYAWRNEAEELREYCEELAGDAAAYMRPSFWPTTHDILTPYMQYGGPTAWRLRAALAATLAPTYGIYAGYELMEHVARPGAEEQLNNEKYEFKDRHWELDEPGGLREGQSLAPYLTMLNEIRRAHPALHWMRNLHFHEVEDETMLVFSKRRVLPDGSDDVIIVVAATDPHSTRESWMHLDLEALGLADGESFTAHDLVTDSSWRWSEHNWIRLGRDTEPVHIVHVRRS from the coding sequence GTGACTGCTCAGGCCATCGGCCGTCAGGCCCTTCCCCGACCCCACCAGCCCGCGACTCCCATCCGGCTGCCGCGCGTCGTCGCTGGACAGCGACCGATCGGCCGAATACCCGTCCAGGACGTCAAGCCTGCGGTGGACGGCGGGAGGTTTCCGACCAAGTCCGTCGTGCACGAGGACATCGTCTTCACGGCGACGGTCTTCCGCGAGGGCCACGACGCGGTCAACGCCACCCTCGTGATCGTCGACCCGGACGGCCGCGAGGAGCCGGTCTCGATGACCTGCACCAATCCCGGTCTCGACCTCTGGATGGCCGAGGTCAGCGCTGACCGCCCGGGCCAGTGGTCCTACCGCATCGAGGGCTGGTCGGACCCCTACGGCACCTGGTCGCACGACGCCGAGATCAAGGTCGCGGCCGATGTGGACACCGAGCTGATGCTCGAAGAGGGCGCTCTCCTGATGGAGCGCGCCGTGGCCGAGCTCCGGTTCGACCGCAGCTCGCGGCGCGCGCTGACAGATGCTGCCGCGACCCTGCGCGACCAGGACCTGGCGGCCGCAACCCGCCTGGACGCCGGTCTGGCCGAGGGGGTGCGCTGCCTGCTGCACCACCAGCCGCTGCGCGACATGGTCAGCCCGAGCGCGACGTACCCCTGGCTGGTCGAGCGCGAGCTCGCGCTCACCGGCGCGTGGTACGAGATCTTCCCTCGGTCCGAGGGCGCGAAGCAGGACCCCAAGACCGGCGACTGGACCACCGGCACCTTCCGTACGGCGATGGAGCGGCTCCCCGCGATCGCCGACATGGGCTTCGACGTGCTCTACCTGACCCCGGTCCACCCGATCGGCGAGGTCAACCGCAAGGGGCCCAACAACACACTGAACGCGGGCCCGAAGGATCCCGGGTCTCCGTACGCCATCGGCAGCAAGGACGGCGGGCACGACGCCCTGCACCCCGACCTGGGGACCTGGGCCGACTTCGATGCGCTGGTCGCCGAGAGTGAGCGGCTCGGGATGGCCGTCGCCCTGGACCTGGCCCTGCAGTGCGCGCCCGACCACCCGTGGGTGACCGAGCACCCCGAGTGGTTCACGATGCGCGCGGACGGCACGATCGCGTACGCCGAGAACCCGCCCAAGAAGTACCAGGACATCTACCCCCTCAACTTCGACAACGACCCGGACGGCATCTACGCAGAGGTCCGTCGCGTGGTGCAGGTGTGGATCGACCACGGCGTCACGATCTTTCGTGTCGACAACCCGCACACCAAGCCGGTCGAGTTCTGGCAGTGGTTGATCAGCGACGTGGCCAAGGCACACCCCGAGGTGATCTGGCTGGCCGAGGCGTTCACCCGGCCGGCGATGATGCACACGCTCGCCAAGGTCGGCTTCCAGCAGAGCTACACCTACTACGCATGGCGCAACGAGGCCGAGGAGCTGCGCGAGTACTGCGAGGAGCTCGCGGGCGACGCGGCGGCGTACATGCGCCCGTCGTTCTGGCCGACCACGCACGACATCCTCACGCCCTACATGCAGTACGGCGGCCCGACGGCCTGGCGGCTGCGCGCCGCCCTCGCCGCGACGCTGGCTCCGACCTACGGCATCTATGCCGGCTACGAGCTGATGGAGCACGTCGCGCGACCAGGCGCCGAGGAGCAGCTCAACAACGAGAAGTATGAGTTCAAGGACCGGCACTGGGAGCTGGACGAGCCGGGCGGTCTGCGTGAGGGGCAGAGCCTGGCGCCCTACCTGACGATGCTCAACGAGATCCGGCGCGCGCACCCGGCGCTGCACTGGATGCGCAACCTGCACTTCCACGAGGTCGAGGACGAGACCATGCTGGTCTTCTCCAAGCGTCGGGTCCTGCCCGACGGCAGCGATGACGTGATCATCGTGGTGGCCGCCACCGACCCGCACAGCACGCGCGAGTCGTGGATGCACCTCGACCTCGAGGCGCTCGGGCTCGCCGACGGCGAGTCGTTCACCGCGCACGATCTGGTGACCGACTCGTCCTGGCGCTGGAGTGAGCACAACTGGATCCGGCTCGGCCGTGACACCGAACCCGTCCACATCGTCCATGTGAGGAGGTCCTGA
- the treS gene encoding maltose alpha-D-glucosyltransferase, with translation MQGLNLQQPGLKHDPHWFRKAVFYEVLVRGFGDSTGSGSGDFSGLMARLDYLQWLGIDCLWLPPFYASPLRDGGYDIADYTAVLPEFGTLPEFTELVTQAHARGIRIITDLVMNHTSDQHPWFQASRSDPDGHYGDFYVWSDTDDRYPDARIIFIDTEVSNWTFDPVRRQFFWHRFFGHQPDLNFENPAVQEAMFDVMRFWLDMGIDGFRLDAVPYLFEEDGHNGENHPRTHEFLAELRAKVDAEYPGRILLAEANQLPHEVVDYFGTEESPECHMCFHFPVMPRLYYALREEKAASIIDVLAETPAIPAGTQWGTFLRNHDELTLEMVAPEERAAMYGWYAPDPRMRANIGIRRRLAPLLDNSRAEVELAHALLLSLPGSPCLYYGDEIGMGDNIWLDDRDAVRTPMQWSPDRNAGFSTADPGKLYLPVVSSLVYHYNNVNVEAQMASSSSLLHWVRGMLAVRARYAVFGLGDFAVCEADNESILAFTRSVPDSEATDQGVLTRDVLCVNNLSSRPQAAKIRLDPRFADAKIRDLFGGSGFGRIGPDGELDLTLGSRDFFWLALDHVGEDAAAPSGRSPAQADG, from the coding sequence GTGCAAGGACTCAACCTCCAGCAGCCAGGGCTGAAGCACGACCCTCACTGGTTCCGTAAGGCGGTCTTCTACGAGGTTCTCGTGCGCGGCTTCGGTGACTCGACCGGGTCCGGGTCGGGCGACTTCTCGGGTCTGATGGCGCGCCTGGACTACCTCCAGTGGCTCGGCATCGACTGCCTGTGGCTGCCGCCGTTCTACGCCTCACCGCTGCGGGACGGCGGCTACGACATCGCCGACTACACCGCCGTACTGCCGGAGTTCGGGACGCTGCCGGAGTTCACCGAGCTGGTCACTCAGGCGCACGCGCGTGGCATCCGCATCATCACTGACCTGGTCATGAACCACACCAGCGACCAGCACCCGTGGTTCCAGGCGTCGCGCTCGGACCCGGACGGCCACTACGGCGACTTCTACGTGTGGTCCGACACCGACGACCGCTACCCCGACGCGCGCATCATCTTCATCGACACCGAGGTGTCCAACTGGACCTTCGACCCCGTACGCCGGCAGTTCTTCTGGCACCGGTTCTTCGGCCACCAGCCGGACCTCAACTTCGAGAACCCGGCCGTGCAGGAGGCGATGTTCGACGTCATGCGCTTCTGGCTGGACATGGGCATCGACGGCTTCCGGCTGGACGCGGTCCCCTACCTCTTCGAGGAGGACGGCCACAACGGCGAGAACCACCCGCGTACGCATGAGTTCCTCGCCGAGCTCCGCGCCAAGGTGGACGCGGAGTACCCCGGGCGGATCCTGCTGGCGGAGGCCAACCAGCTGCCGCACGAGGTCGTGGACTACTTCGGCACCGAGGAGTCGCCGGAGTGCCACATGTGCTTCCACTTCCCCGTGATGCCGCGTCTCTACTACGCGCTGCGCGAGGAGAAGGCCGCCTCGATCATCGACGTCCTGGCCGAGACGCCCGCGATCCCGGCCGGCACCCAGTGGGGCACGTTCTTGCGCAACCACGACGAGCTCACGCTCGAGATGGTTGCTCCCGAGGAGCGCGCCGCGATGTACGGCTGGTACGCCCCCGACCCTCGGATGCGCGCCAACATCGGCATCCGTCGTCGGCTCGCTCCCCTGCTGGACAACTCCCGCGCCGAGGTCGAGCTGGCGCACGCGCTGCTGCTGTCGTTGCCTGGCTCGCCATGCCTCTACTACGGCGACGAGATCGGCATGGGCGACAACATCTGGCTCGACGACCGCGACGCAGTCCGTACGCCGATGCAGTGGTCTCCCGACCGCAACGCCGGCTTCTCGACCGCGGACCCCGGAAAGCTATATCTCCCAGTGGTTTCCAGCCTCGTCTACCACTACAACAACGTCAACGTCGAGGCGCAGATGGCGTCGAGCTCATCGCTGCTGCACTGGGTCCGCGGGATGCTCGCGGTGCGTGCGCGCTACGCCGTCTTCGGGCTCGGCGACTTCGCGGTGTGCGAGGCCGACAACGAAAGCATTCTGGCCTTCACCCGGTCCGTCCCGGACAGCGAAGCCACCGATCAGGGTGTGCTCACCCGAGACGTGCTGTGCGTCAACAACCTGAGCAGTCGTCCGCAGGCGGCAAAGATCCGGCTCGACCCGCGCTTTGCCGACGCCAAGATCCGAGATCTGTTCGGTGGCAGCGGTTTTGGCCGGATCGGACCTGACGGCGAGCTCGATCTGACGCTGGGTTCCCGCGACTTCTTCTGGCTGGCGCTGGACCATGTGGGCGAAGACGCAGCAGCTCCTTCGGGCCGCTCACCTGCCCAGGCGGACGGCTGA